Proteins encoded in a region of the Orcinus orca chromosome 8, mOrcOrc1.1, whole genome shotgun sequence genome:
- the CDC42BPG gene encoding serine/threonine-protein kinase MRCK gamma isoform X2 yields the protein MERRLRALERLARGEAGGGPGLDGLLDLLLGLHQELSSAPLRRERNVAQFLSWVSPFIAKVKELQLQRDDFEILKVIGRGAFGEVAVVRQRDSGQIFAMKMLHKWEMLKRAETACFREERDVLVKGDSRWVTALHYAFQDEEYLYLVMDYYAGGDLLTLLSRFEDRLPPELAQFYLAEMVLAIHSLHQLGYVHRDVKPDNVLLDMNGHIRLADFGSCLRLNNSGMVDSSVAVGTPDYISPEILQAMEEGRGHYGPQCDWWSLGVCAYELLFGETPFYAESLVETYGKIMNHEDHLQFPPDVPDVPASAQDLIRQLLCRQEERLGHGGLDDFRNHPFFEGIDWERLATSTAPYIPELRGPMDTSNFDVDDDTLNHPGTLPPPSHGTFLGHHLPFVGFTYTSGSLGPESTSEQLAALERKLRCLEQEKVELSRKLQEALPTPSDPRELEQLRKEVQTLQDRLSETLRDSKVDGRPAGSPGQDSDVQQERDQLLQELVEVRAGLRAQEQELCRAQGWQEELLRKLQEAQEREVAMASETQALSSQLEEAWDAQRELQAQVAALSQEVMQLQRRQERSLEKEPPQIKTIHTASETNGTGLPEGSRPQEAQLRQEVAALRVQLEQARGHGPHGKEEALCRLQEENQQLSREQQRLVEELEREQQSKQRLEGAQRETESNWEAQIADILSWVNDEKVSRGYLQALATKMAEELESLRNVGTQTLPARPLDHQWKARRLQKMEASARLELQSALEAEIRAKQGLQERLTQVQEAQLRAESRLQEVERHNQGLQQELATLREELRAHGPGDTKPSNSLIPFLSFRSSEKDSTKDPGVSGEALKPGLEPELRPEGRRSLRLGGVFPRTPAATTPPAEGPPAKPGSHTLRPRSFPSPTKCLRCTSLMLGLGRQGLGCDACGYFCHSTCAPQAPPCPVPPDLLHTALGVHPETGTGTAYEGFLSVPRPSGVRRGWQRVFAALSDSRLLLFDAPDPRLSPASGALLQALDLRDPQFSATPVLALDVIHAQSRDLPRIFRVTASQLTVPPATCTVLLLAESEGERERWLQVLGELQQLLLDARPRPRPVYTLKEAYDNGLPLLSHALCAAIIDQKRLALGTEEGLFVIHLHSNDIFQVGECRRVQRLAVSPTAGLLVVLCGRGPSVRLFALAELENMEASGAKIPESRGCQALAAGRILQARTPVLCVAVKRQVLCYQLGPGPGPWQRRIRELQAPAPVQSLGLLGDRLCVGAAGAFTLYPLLNEAAPLALGAGLVPEELPPSRGGLGEALGAVELSLSEFLLLFTTAGVYVDSAGRKSRIQELLWPAVPTGWGYAAPYLTVLSENAIDVFDVRKAEWVQTVPLKKVRPLNPEGSLFLFGTEKVRLTYLRNLLADKDEFDIPNLTDNSRRQLFRTKSKRRFFFRVSEEQLQQQRREMLKDPFVRSKLISTPTNFNHLVHVGPADGRPSARDLPPAPEEKGQGARSSGLQRPHSFSEAPRRPASMVSDGLAGDADHMKRKPWTSLSSESVSCPQGSLSPVASLIQVSERPRSLPLAPESESSP from the exons ATGGAGCGGCGGTTGCGCGCGTTGGAGCGGCTGGCGCGGGGCGAGGCCGGCGGCGGCCCGGGGCTCGACGGCCTCCTGGATCTGCTTCTGGGGCTGCACCAAGAGCTCAGCAGCGCCCCCCTGCGGCGGGAGCGCAACGTGGCGCAGTTCCTGAGCTGGG TCAGTCCCTTCATAGCAAAGGTGAAAGAGCTGCAGCTGCAGAGAGATGACTTTGAGATCTTGAAGGTGATCGGCCGAGGGGCCTTCGGGGAG GTCGCTGTGGTGAGGCAGAGGGACAGTGGCCAGATTTTTGCCATGAAAATGCTGCACAAGTGGGAGATGCTGAAGAGGGCCGAG ACGGCCTGTTTCCGGGAGGAGCGGGATGTTCTGGTGAAGGGGGACAGCCGCTGGGTGACCGCTCTGCATTACGCCTTCCAGGATGAGGAGTACCTG TACCTGGTGATGGACTACTACGCTGGGGGGGACCTCCTCACTCTGCTGAGCCGCTTTGAGGACCGTCTCCCGCCTGAGCTGGCCCAGTTCTACCTGGCCGAGATGGTGCTGGCCATTCACTCACTGCATCAGCTGGGCTACGTCCACAG GGACGTCAAGCCAGACAATGTCCTGCTGGACATGAATGGGCACATCCGCTTGGCCGACTTTGGCTCCTGCCTACGGCTCAACAACAGTGGCATG GTGGATTCGTCGGTGGCAGTGGGGACGCCCGACTACATCTCCCCTGAGATCCTGCAGGCCatggaggagggcaggggccacTACGGCCCACAGTGTGACTGGTGGTCCCTGGGGGTCTGTGCCTACGAGCTGCTCTTTGGGGAGACGCCCTTCTACGCTGAATCCCTGGTGGAAACCTACGGCAAGATCATGAACCATGAG GACCACCTGCAGTTCCCCCCAGATGTGCCCGATGTGCCGGCCAGTGCCCAAGACCTGATCCGCCAGCTGCTGTGCCGCCAGGAGGAGCGTCTGGGCCACGGAGGGCTGGACGACTTCCGGAACCACCCCTTCTTCGAAGGCATAGACTGGGAGCGGCTGGCGACTAGCACTGCCCCCTACATCCCTGAGCTTCGCGGGCCCATGGACACCTCCAACTTCGACGTGGATGACGACACCCTCAACCATCCG GGGACCCTGCCGCCACCCTCCCACGGGACCTTCTTAGGCCACCACCTGCCATTTGTGGGTTTCACCTATACCTCAGGCAG TCTGGGCCCTGAGAGCACTTCTGAGCAGTTGGCTGCCCTGGAGCGGAAGCTCCGCTGTTTGGAGCAGGAGAAGGTGGAGCTGAGCCGGAAGCTCCAAG AGGCTCTGCCGACCCCCTCAGACCCTCGGGAACTGGAGCAGCTACGGAAGGAAGTACAGACTCTGCAGGACAGGCTGTCAG AGACGCTGAGGGACAGCAAGGTGGACGGACGCCCGGCTGGTAGCCCAGGCCAGGACAGTGACGTGCAGCAGGAGAGAGACCAGCTCCTCCAG GAGCTGGTCGAGGTGCGGGCGGGGCTGCGGGCGCAGGAGCAGGAGCTGTGCAGGGCCCAGGGGTGGCAGGAGGAGCTGCTCCGGAAGCTGCAGGAGGCCCAGGAGAGAGAGGTGGCCATGGCCAGCGAGACCCAGGCCCTGAGCTCCCAGCTGGAGGAAGCCTGGGATGCCCAGAGGGAG CTGCAGGCCCAGGTGGCCGCCCTGAGCCAGGAGGTGATGCAGCTGCAGAGACGGCAGGAACGAAGCCTGGAGAAGGAGCCTCCCCAGATAAAG ACCATCCACACCGCCTCTGAGACCAACGGCACAGGATTGCCTGAGGGCAGCAGGCCTCAGGAAGCACAGCTGAGGCAGGAGGTGGCTGCCCTGCGTGTGCAGCTGGAGCAGGCCCGCGGCCACGG GCCGCATGGGAAGGAGGAGGCTCTGTGCCGCCTGCAGGAGGAGAACCAGCAGCTGAGCCGGGAGCAGCAGCGG CTGGTGGAGGAGCTGGAACGGGAGCAGCAGAGCAAGCAGAGACTGGAGGGCGCGCAGCGGGAGACGGAGAGCAACTGGGAGGCCCAGATTGCCGACATCCTCAGCTG GGTGAATGATGAGAAGGTGTCAAGAGGCTACCTGCAGGCGCTGGCCACCAAGATGGCCGAGGAGCTGGAGTCCTTGCGGAACGTGGGCACCCAGACTCTCCCTGCCCGGCCGCTG GATCACCAGTGGAAGGCACGGCGGCTGCAGAAGATGGAGGCGTCGGCCAGGCTGGAGCTGCAGTCGGCACTGGAGGCCGAGATACGGGCCAAGCAGGGCCTGCAGGAGCGGCTGACGCAGGTGCAGGAGGCCCAGCTGCGGGCTGAGAG CCGTCTGCAGGAGGTCGAGAGGCACAACCAGGGCCTGCAGCAGGAGCTGGCTACCCTCCGGGAGGAGCTGCGGGCCCATGGGCCGGGGG ACACCAAGCCCTCAAACTCCCTGATTCCCTTCCTGTCCTTCCGGAGCTCAGAG AAGGATTCCACCAAGGACCCCGGTGTCTCAGGAGAGGCCCTGAAGCCTGGGCTGGAGCCCGAGCTGAGGCCAGAGGGCCGCCGCAGCCTGCGCCTGGGG GGTGTGTTCCCCAGAACGCCTGCTGCTACCACACCCCCTGCAGAAGGTCCTCCTGCAAAG cctggctcACACACGCTGCGCCCCCGGAGCTTCCCATCCCCCACCAAGTGTCTCCGCTGCACCTCGCTGATGCTGGGCCTGGGCCGCCAGGGCCTGGGCTGTGACG CTTGCGGCTACTTCTGTCACTCGACTTGTGCCCCACAGGCCCCACCCTGCCCCGTGCCCCCTGACCTCCTCCACACGGCCCTGGGAGTGCACCCTGAAACGGGCACGGGCACCGCCTACGAGGGCTTCTTGTCG GTGCCACGGCCCTCGGGCGTCCGGCGGGGCTGGCAGCGAGTGTTTGCCGCCCTCAGTGACTCGCGCCTGCTGCTGTTTGATGCCCCAGACCCGAGGCTCAGCCCGGCCAGCGGGGCCCTCCTGCAGGCACTGGATCTGAG GGACCCCCAGTTCTCGGCCACGCCTGTCCTGGCCTTGGATGTTATCCACGCCCAATCCAGGGACCTGCCCCGCATCTTTAGG GTGACGGCCTCCCAGCTGACAGTGCCGCCCGCCACGTGCACCGTGCTGCTGTTGGCGGAGAGCGAGGGTGAGCGGGAACGCTGGCTGCAGGTGCTGGGCGAGCTGCAGCAGCTGCTGCTGGACGCACGGCCCAGGCCCCGGCCGGTGTACACGCTCAAGGAGGCCTACGACAACGGGCTGCCGCTGCTGTCCCACGCGCTCTGTGCCGCCATCATCG aCCAGAAACGGCTTGCTCTGGGCACTGAGGAGGGACTGTTTGTGATCCACCTGCACAGCAACG ACATCTTCCAGGTGGGTGAGTGCCGGCGGGTGCAGCGGCTGGCCGTGAGCCCCACCGCGGGCCTTCTGGTCGTGCTGTGCGGCCGCGGCCCCAGCGTGCGCCTCTTTGCCCTGGCCGAGCTGGAGAACATGGAGGCATCAGGAGCCAAGATCCCCGAGTCCCGAGGCTGCCAGGCCCTGGCAGCCGGGCGCATCCTGCAGGCCCGCACCCCCGTGCTCTGTGTCGCAGTCAAGCGCCAGGTGCTCTGCTACCAACTGGGTCCAGGCCCGGGGCCCTGGCAGCGCCGCATCCGCGAGCTGCAGGCACCAGCACCTGTGCAGAGCCTGGGGCTGCTGGGTGACCGGCTGTGCGTGGGCGCGGCTGGCGCCTTCACCCTCTACCCGCTGCTCAATGAGGCTGCGCCCTTAGCGCTGGGAGCCGGTCTGGTGCCTGAGGAGCTGCCCCCATCCCGCGGGGGCCTGGGTGAGGCCCTGGGCGCCGTGGAGCTCAGTCTCAGTGAGTTCCTGCTGCTCTTCACCACCGCCGGGGTCTATGTGGACAGCGCCGGCCGCAAGTCTCGCATCCAAGAGCTGCTGTGGCCAGCAGTGCCCACGGGTTGGG GTTACGCAGCCCCCTACCTGACAGTGCTGAGCGAGAACGCCATCGATGTGTTTGATGTGAGGAAAGCAGAATGGGTCCAGACGGTGCCACTCAAGAAG GTGCGACCCCTGAACCCAGAGGGCTCCCTGTTCCTCTTTGGCACCGAGAAGGTCCGCCTGACCTACCTCAGGAACCTGCTGGCAG ATAAGGACGAGTTCGACATCCCCAACCTCACCGACAACAGCCGGCGCCAGCTGTTCCGCACCAAGAGCAAGCGCCGCTTCTTCTTCCGCGTGTCGGaggagcagctgcagcagcagcgcaG GGAGATGCTGAAGGACCCTTTTGTGCGCTCCAAGCTCATCTCAACGCCCACCAACTTCAACCACCTGGTGCACGTGGGCCCTGCAGACGGAAGGCCCAGCGCCAGGGACCTGCCCCCG GCTCCGGAAGAGAAGGGCCAAGGTGCCCGCAGCTCTGGCCTGCAGCGGCCCCACAGCTTCTCCGAGGCCCCGCGGCGCCCAGCTTCCATGGTCAGTGACGGCCTCGCTGGAGACGCGGACCACA TGAAGAGGAAGCCTTGGACGTCTCTGTCCAGCGAGTCGGTGTCCTGCCCCCAGGGATCTCTGAGCCCCGTGGCCTCCCTGATACAG GTCTCAGAACGGCCCCGGAGCCTCCCCCTGGCCCCTGAATCTGAGAGCTCCCCTTGA
- the CDC42BPG gene encoding serine/threonine-protein kinase MRCK gamma isoform X1 has translation MERRLRALERLARGEAGGGPGLDGLLDLLLGLHQELSSAPLRRERNVAQFLSWVSPFIAKVKELQLQRDDFEILKVIGRGAFGEVAVVRQRDSGQIFAMKMLHKWEMLKRAETACFREERDVLVKGDSRWVTALHYAFQDEEYLYLVMDYYAGGDLLTLLSRFEDRLPPELAQFYLAEMVLAIHSLHQLGYVHRDVKPDNVLLDMNGHIRLADFGSCLRLNNSGMVDSSVAVGTPDYISPEILQAMEEGRGHYGPQCDWWSLGVCAYELLFGETPFYAESLVETYGKIMNHEDHLQFPPDVPDVPASAQDLIRQLLCRQEERLGHGGLDDFRNHPFFEGIDWERLATSTAPYIPELRGPMDTSNFDVDDDTLNHPGTLPPPSHGTFLGHHLPFVGFTYTSGSLGPESTSEQLAALERKLRCLEQEKVELSRKLQEALPTPSDPRELEQLRKEVQTLQDRLSETLRDSKVDGRPAGSPGQDSDVQQERDQLLQELVEVRAGLRAQEQELCRAQGWQEELLRKLQEAQEREVAMASETQALSSQLEEAWDAQRELQAQVAALSQEVMQLQRRQERSLEKEPPQIKTIHTASETNGTGLPEGSRPQEAQLRQEVAALRVQLEQARGHGPHGKEEALCRLQEENQQLSREQQRLVEELEREQQSKQRLEGAQRETESNWEAQIADILSWVNDEKVSRGYLQALATKMAEELESLRNVGTQTLPARPLDHQWKARRLQKMEASARLELQSALEAEIRAKQGLQERLTQVQEAQLRAESRLQEVERHNQGLQQELATLREELRAHGPGDTKPSNSLIPFLSFRSSEKDSTKDPGVSGEALKPGLEPELRPEGRRSLRLGGVFPRTPAATTPPAEGPPAKPGSHTLRPRSFPSPTKCLRCTSLMLGLGRQGLGCDACGYFCHSTCAPQAPPCPVPPDLLHTALGVHPETGTGTAYEGFLSVPRPSGVRRGWQRVFAALSDSRLLLFDAPDPRLSPASGALLQALDLRDPQFSATPVLALDVIHAQSRDLPRIFRVTASQLTVPPATCTVLLLAESEGERERWLQVLGELQQLLLDARPRPRPVYTLKEAYDNGLPLLSHALCAAIIDQKRLALGTEEGLFVIHLHSNDIFQVGECRRVQRLAVSPTAGLLVVLCGRGPSVRLFALAELENMEASGAKIPESRGCQALAAGRILQARTPVLCVAVKRQVLCYQLGPGPGPWQRRIRELQAPAPVQSLGLLGDRLCVGAAGAFTLYPLLNEAAPLALGAGLVPEELPPSRGGLGEALGAVELSLSEFLLLFTTAGVYVDSAGRKSRIQELLWPAVPTGWGYAAPYLTVLSENAIDVFDVRKAEWVQTVPLKKVRPLNPEGSLFLFGTEKVRLTYLRNLLADKDEFDIPNLTDNSRRQLFRTKSKRRFFFRVSEEQLQQQRREMLKDPFVRSKLISTPTNFNHLVHVGPADGRPSARDLPPAPEEKGQGARSSGLQRPHSFSEAPRRPASMVSDGLAGDADHTVKRKPWTSLSSESVSCPQGSLSPVASLIQVSERPRSLPLAPESESSP, from the exons ATGGAGCGGCGGTTGCGCGCGTTGGAGCGGCTGGCGCGGGGCGAGGCCGGCGGCGGCCCGGGGCTCGACGGCCTCCTGGATCTGCTTCTGGGGCTGCACCAAGAGCTCAGCAGCGCCCCCCTGCGGCGGGAGCGCAACGTGGCGCAGTTCCTGAGCTGGG TCAGTCCCTTCATAGCAAAGGTGAAAGAGCTGCAGCTGCAGAGAGATGACTTTGAGATCTTGAAGGTGATCGGCCGAGGGGCCTTCGGGGAG GTCGCTGTGGTGAGGCAGAGGGACAGTGGCCAGATTTTTGCCATGAAAATGCTGCACAAGTGGGAGATGCTGAAGAGGGCCGAG ACGGCCTGTTTCCGGGAGGAGCGGGATGTTCTGGTGAAGGGGGACAGCCGCTGGGTGACCGCTCTGCATTACGCCTTCCAGGATGAGGAGTACCTG TACCTGGTGATGGACTACTACGCTGGGGGGGACCTCCTCACTCTGCTGAGCCGCTTTGAGGACCGTCTCCCGCCTGAGCTGGCCCAGTTCTACCTGGCCGAGATGGTGCTGGCCATTCACTCACTGCATCAGCTGGGCTACGTCCACAG GGACGTCAAGCCAGACAATGTCCTGCTGGACATGAATGGGCACATCCGCTTGGCCGACTTTGGCTCCTGCCTACGGCTCAACAACAGTGGCATG GTGGATTCGTCGGTGGCAGTGGGGACGCCCGACTACATCTCCCCTGAGATCCTGCAGGCCatggaggagggcaggggccacTACGGCCCACAGTGTGACTGGTGGTCCCTGGGGGTCTGTGCCTACGAGCTGCTCTTTGGGGAGACGCCCTTCTACGCTGAATCCCTGGTGGAAACCTACGGCAAGATCATGAACCATGAG GACCACCTGCAGTTCCCCCCAGATGTGCCCGATGTGCCGGCCAGTGCCCAAGACCTGATCCGCCAGCTGCTGTGCCGCCAGGAGGAGCGTCTGGGCCACGGAGGGCTGGACGACTTCCGGAACCACCCCTTCTTCGAAGGCATAGACTGGGAGCGGCTGGCGACTAGCACTGCCCCCTACATCCCTGAGCTTCGCGGGCCCATGGACACCTCCAACTTCGACGTGGATGACGACACCCTCAACCATCCG GGGACCCTGCCGCCACCCTCCCACGGGACCTTCTTAGGCCACCACCTGCCATTTGTGGGTTTCACCTATACCTCAGGCAG TCTGGGCCCTGAGAGCACTTCTGAGCAGTTGGCTGCCCTGGAGCGGAAGCTCCGCTGTTTGGAGCAGGAGAAGGTGGAGCTGAGCCGGAAGCTCCAAG AGGCTCTGCCGACCCCCTCAGACCCTCGGGAACTGGAGCAGCTACGGAAGGAAGTACAGACTCTGCAGGACAGGCTGTCAG AGACGCTGAGGGACAGCAAGGTGGACGGACGCCCGGCTGGTAGCCCAGGCCAGGACAGTGACGTGCAGCAGGAGAGAGACCAGCTCCTCCAG GAGCTGGTCGAGGTGCGGGCGGGGCTGCGGGCGCAGGAGCAGGAGCTGTGCAGGGCCCAGGGGTGGCAGGAGGAGCTGCTCCGGAAGCTGCAGGAGGCCCAGGAGAGAGAGGTGGCCATGGCCAGCGAGACCCAGGCCCTGAGCTCCCAGCTGGAGGAAGCCTGGGATGCCCAGAGGGAG CTGCAGGCCCAGGTGGCCGCCCTGAGCCAGGAGGTGATGCAGCTGCAGAGACGGCAGGAACGAAGCCTGGAGAAGGAGCCTCCCCAGATAAAG ACCATCCACACCGCCTCTGAGACCAACGGCACAGGATTGCCTGAGGGCAGCAGGCCTCAGGAAGCACAGCTGAGGCAGGAGGTGGCTGCCCTGCGTGTGCAGCTGGAGCAGGCCCGCGGCCACGG GCCGCATGGGAAGGAGGAGGCTCTGTGCCGCCTGCAGGAGGAGAACCAGCAGCTGAGCCGGGAGCAGCAGCGG CTGGTGGAGGAGCTGGAACGGGAGCAGCAGAGCAAGCAGAGACTGGAGGGCGCGCAGCGGGAGACGGAGAGCAACTGGGAGGCCCAGATTGCCGACATCCTCAGCTG GGTGAATGATGAGAAGGTGTCAAGAGGCTACCTGCAGGCGCTGGCCACCAAGATGGCCGAGGAGCTGGAGTCCTTGCGGAACGTGGGCACCCAGACTCTCCCTGCCCGGCCGCTG GATCACCAGTGGAAGGCACGGCGGCTGCAGAAGATGGAGGCGTCGGCCAGGCTGGAGCTGCAGTCGGCACTGGAGGCCGAGATACGGGCCAAGCAGGGCCTGCAGGAGCGGCTGACGCAGGTGCAGGAGGCCCAGCTGCGGGCTGAGAG CCGTCTGCAGGAGGTCGAGAGGCACAACCAGGGCCTGCAGCAGGAGCTGGCTACCCTCCGGGAGGAGCTGCGGGCCCATGGGCCGGGGG ACACCAAGCCCTCAAACTCCCTGATTCCCTTCCTGTCCTTCCGGAGCTCAGAG AAGGATTCCACCAAGGACCCCGGTGTCTCAGGAGAGGCCCTGAAGCCTGGGCTGGAGCCCGAGCTGAGGCCAGAGGGCCGCCGCAGCCTGCGCCTGGGG GGTGTGTTCCCCAGAACGCCTGCTGCTACCACACCCCCTGCAGAAGGTCCTCCTGCAAAG cctggctcACACACGCTGCGCCCCCGGAGCTTCCCATCCCCCACCAAGTGTCTCCGCTGCACCTCGCTGATGCTGGGCCTGGGCCGCCAGGGCCTGGGCTGTGACG CTTGCGGCTACTTCTGTCACTCGACTTGTGCCCCACAGGCCCCACCCTGCCCCGTGCCCCCTGACCTCCTCCACACGGCCCTGGGAGTGCACCCTGAAACGGGCACGGGCACCGCCTACGAGGGCTTCTTGTCG GTGCCACGGCCCTCGGGCGTCCGGCGGGGCTGGCAGCGAGTGTTTGCCGCCCTCAGTGACTCGCGCCTGCTGCTGTTTGATGCCCCAGACCCGAGGCTCAGCCCGGCCAGCGGGGCCCTCCTGCAGGCACTGGATCTGAG GGACCCCCAGTTCTCGGCCACGCCTGTCCTGGCCTTGGATGTTATCCACGCCCAATCCAGGGACCTGCCCCGCATCTTTAGG GTGACGGCCTCCCAGCTGACAGTGCCGCCCGCCACGTGCACCGTGCTGCTGTTGGCGGAGAGCGAGGGTGAGCGGGAACGCTGGCTGCAGGTGCTGGGCGAGCTGCAGCAGCTGCTGCTGGACGCACGGCCCAGGCCCCGGCCGGTGTACACGCTCAAGGAGGCCTACGACAACGGGCTGCCGCTGCTGTCCCACGCGCTCTGTGCCGCCATCATCG aCCAGAAACGGCTTGCTCTGGGCACTGAGGAGGGACTGTTTGTGATCCACCTGCACAGCAACG ACATCTTCCAGGTGGGTGAGTGCCGGCGGGTGCAGCGGCTGGCCGTGAGCCCCACCGCGGGCCTTCTGGTCGTGCTGTGCGGCCGCGGCCCCAGCGTGCGCCTCTTTGCCCTGGCCGAGCTGGAGAACATGGAGGCATCAGGAGCCAAGATCCCCGAGTCCCGAGGCTGCCAGGCCCTGGCAGCCGGGCGCATCCTGCAGGCCCGCACCCCCGTGCTCTGTGTCGCAGTCAAGCGCCAGGTGCTCTGCTACCAACTGGGTCCAGGCCCGGGGCCCTGGCAGCGCCGCATCCGCGAGCTGCAGGCACCAGCACCTGTGCAGAGCCTGGGGCTGCTGGGTGACCGGCTGTGCGTGGGCGCGGCTGGCGCCTTCACCCTCTACCCGCTGCTCAATGAGGCTGCGCCCTTAGCGCTGGGAGCCGGTCTGGTGCCTGAGGAGCTGCCCCCATCCCGCGGGGGCCTGGGTGAGGCCCTGGGCGCCGTGGAGCTCAGTCTCAGTGAGTTCCTGCTGCTCTTCACCACCGCCGGGGTCTATGTGGACAGCGCCGGCCGCAAGTCTCGCATCCAAGAGCTGCTGTGGCCAGCAGTGCCCACGGGTTGGG GTTACGCAGCCCCCTACCTGACAGTGCTGAGCGAGAACGCCATCGATGTGTTTGATGTGAGGAAAGCAGAATGGGTCCAGACGGTGCCACTCAAGAAG GTGCGACCCCTGAACCCAGAGGGCTCCCTGTTCCTCTTTGGCACCGAGAAGGTCCGCCTGACCTACCTCAGGAACCTGCTGGCAG ATAAGGACGAGTTCGACATCCCCAACCTCACCGACAACAGCCGGCGCCAGCTGTTCCGCACCAAGAGCAAGCGCCGCTTCTTCTTCCGCGTGTCGGaggagcagctgcagcagcagcgcaG GGAGATGCTGAAGGACCCTTTTGTGCGCTCCAAGCTCATCTCAACGCCCACCAACTTCAACCACCTGGTGCACGTGGGCCCTGCAGACGGAAGGCCCAGCGCCAGGGACCTGCCCCCG GCTCCGGAAGAGAAGGGCCAAGGTGCCCGCAGCTCTGGCCTGCAGCGGCCCCACAGCTTCTCCGAGGCCCCGCGGCGCCCAGCTTCCATGGTCAGTGACGGCCTCGCTGGAGACGCGGACCACA CAGTGAAGAGGAAGCCTTGGACGTCTCTGTCCAGCGAGTCGGTGTCCTGCCCCCAGGGATCTCTGAGCCCCGTGGCCTCCCTGATACAG GTCTCAGAACGGCCCCGGAGCCTCCCCCTGGCCCCTGAATCTGAGAGCTCCCCTTGA